From a region of the Deinococcus terrestris genome:
- the serS gene encoding serine--tRNA ligase, whose protein sequence is MLDLKFIRENPEAVRHAIQVKGVTLDLEELLRLDRELVAMKQRVEALQTERNANAKLVPKASPDERPQLIQKGKDLGEELKALEPELRGAEERLRGLLLRVPNLPHPSVPVGKDDSANVELRREGQVPEFAFVPLDHVELLERQGWSDPERVARVSGSRSYLLKGDAVMLEMAVLMFAMDFLRGRGLTPLSTTALVRPETFVGSGHFPGGEDQVYKVEGDELMLAGTAEVPVNSLYAGEQLSAEQLPIAYAAISAAFRSEAGSAGRDVRGLIRVHEFRKVEQYVLTRADEEEALGWFARILENAEALLRALELPYRVVQNCTGDMGAGKVLMYDLETWVPSEEKYRETHSCSYLGDWQARRTGLRYRDESGRLVYAHTLNNTGIASPRILVPLLENHQQADGTIRVPAALRPYLGGREVLGVPVREAATA, encoded by the coding sequence ATGCTCGACCTCAAATTCATCCGCGAGAACCCCGAAGCTGTTCGCCACGCCATTCAGGTTAAGGGCGTGACTCTCGATCTGGAGGAATTGCTACGGCTCGACCGGGAGCTGGTGGCGATGAAGCAGCGCGTCGAGGCCCTGCAAACCGAGCGCAACGCGAACGCCAAGCTCGTCCCTAAGGCGTCCCCCGACGAGCGCCCCCAACTTATCCAGAAGGGCAAGGACCTCGGGGAGGAGTTGAAGGCGCTGGAACCCGAACTGCGCGGCGCCGAGGAGCGGCTGCGCGGGCTGCTGCTGCGGGTGCCCAACCTCCCGCACCCCAGCGTGCCAGTCGGCAAGGACGACTCGGCGAACGTCGAACTGCGCCGCGAGGGACAGGTGCCCGAGTTCGCCTTCGTCCCCCTCGACCACGTCGAGTTGCTGGAGCGCCAGGGCTGGAGCGACCCCGAGCGGGTGGCGCGGGTGTCGGGCAGCCGCTCGTACCTTCTCAAGGGCGACGCGGTGATGCTGGAGATGGCGGTGCTGATGTTCGCGATGGACTTCCTGCGCGGGCGCGGCCTGACGCCCCTCTCGACCACCGCGCTGGTGCGCCCCGAGACGTTCGTGGGCTCAGGCCACTTTCCCGGCGGCGAGGATCAGGTGTACAAGGTCGAGGGCGACGAGCTGATGCTGGCCGGAACCGCCGAGGTGCCCGTGAACAGCCTGTACGCGGGCGAGCAGCTCTCGGCCGAGCAACTTCCCATCGCCTATGCCGCCATCAGCGCCGCCTTCCGCTCGGAGGCGGGGTCGGCGGGGCGCGACGTGCGCGGCCTCATTCGCGTCCACGAGTTCCGTAAGGTCGAGCAGTACGTGCTGACGCGGGCCGACGAGGAGGAGGCGCTGGGCTGGTTCGCCCGCATTCTGGAGAACGCCGAGGCGCTGCTGCGGGCGCTGGAACTGCCCTACCGGGTCGTGCAGAACTGCACGGGCGACATGGGCGCGGGCAAGGTCCTGATGTACGACCTCGAAACCTGGGTGCCCAGCGAGGAGAAGTACCGCGAGACGCACTCCTGCTCCTACCTGGGCGACTGGCAGGCCCGCCGCACCGGCCTGCGCTACCGCGACGAGTCGGGGCGGCTGGTCTATGCCCACACGCTGAACAACACCGGGATCGCCTCGCCGCGCATCCTGGTGCCGCTGCTCGAAAACCACCAGCAGGCCGACGGCACCATTCGCGTGCCCGCCGCGCTGCGCCCTTACCTCGGCGGGCGCGAGGTGCTGGGGGTCCCCGTGCGGGAGGCCGCGACAGCGTAG
- a CDS encoding ComF family protein, with protein MGDLLRTLLPRPCPGCEAQLGRERGLCRACRAALTPRVETHSPLSSRPTPHLVTLGPYRGVTRRGVRALKFGGARDLAGALGERLAAGVPPEWGVRAVVPVPLHSSRERERGFNQAELLGQAVAAELGVPCVPALRRTRATAQQARLHAAERGANLAGAFRADMRRLPTGPVLLLDDVLTTGATLIACRDALHAAGAGPVYFAAVAR; from the coding sequence CTGGGCGACCTGCTGCGGACGCTGCTGCCCCGCCCCTGCCCCGGCTGCGAGGCCCAACTGGGCCGCGAGCGCGGGCTGTGCCGGGCCTGCCGCGCCGCGCTGACGCCGCGTGTGGAGACACATTCGCCCCTCTCGTCCCGGCCCACGCCCCACCTCGTCACCCTGGGGCCGTACCGGGGCGTCACCCGCCGGGGCGTGCGGGCGCTCAAGTTCGGCGGAGCGCGGGACCTCGCGGGGGCGCTGGGGGAGAGGTTGGCGGCGGGCGTGCCGCCGGAGTGGGGAGTGCGGGCGGTCGTTCCCGTCCCACTCCATTCCTCCCGCGAGCGCGAACGCGGCTTCAATCAGGCCGAGTTGCTGGGGCAGGCAGTCGCCGCCGAACTGGGGGTGCCCTGCGTTCCGGCGCTGCGCCGCACCCGTGCCACCGCCCAGCAGGCCCGGCTGCACGCGGCCGAGCGCGGGGCCAACCTCGCCGGAGCGTTCCGGGCCGACATGCGGCGGCTGCCCACTGGTCCGGTCCTCCTGCTCGACGACGTGCTCACCACCGGGGCTACCCTGATCGCCTGCCGCGACGCCTTGCACGCGGCGGGCGCGGGGCCGGTCTACTTCGCGGCCGTTGCCCGCTGA
- a CDS encoding protease complex subunit PrcB family protein, which produces MTRILLLTLTLGAGTLAAAQSVNTIPATPLSAPTQTVPVQTTPERTTYPSGYTAAQLQAAAAALQGLPGLSALELDPTQGRVRVTVGTAVQRVAVLGRLTQAGLPTGLVTFAPNAPGATGTVTETPTTPPATTPPVGTTDPIVTPVPGGRVTVTELASGTNAAVSDPAVQVATTQSALNALYRVAYGNQTGTPAVPTLRSGETVVGVFLGQRPTGGYGVQVTGASVQNGVLTLTVNIRAPGPGAITTQALTSPWTLVRVPGTFTRVQLVDAAGRPIQLGTGTGTGQAR; this is translated from the coding sequence ATGACCCGGATCCTCCTTCTGACCCTGACCCTGGGCGCGGGCACCCTCGCCGCCGCGCAAAGCGTCAATACCATTCCCGCCACACCCCTGAGCGCCCCCACCCAGACGGTCCCCGTTCAGACCACGCCGGAGCGCACCACCTACCCGTCGGGCTACACGGCTGCCCAGCTTCAGGCGGCGGCGGCAGCGCTCCAGGGGCTGCCCGGCCTGAGTGCGCTGGAACTCGACCCCACCCAGGGCCGCGTGCGCGTCACCGTCGGCACCGCCGTGCAGCGGGTCGCCGTGCTGGGGCGGCTGACGCAGGCCGGACTGCCCACGGGCCTCGTCACCTTCGCCCCCAACGCGCCGGGAGCGACGGGTACGGTGACCGAGACGCCGACCACTCCGCCCGCCACGACGCCCCCGGTGGGGACCACCGACCCTATCGTCACCCCCGTTCCCGGAGGCCGCGTGACCGTCACCGAACTCGCCAGCGGCACCAACGCCGCCGTTTCCGACCCCGCCGTGCAGGTCGCCACGACCCAGAGTGCGCTGAATGCCCTGTACCGCGTCGCCTACGGCAACCAGACCGGGACGCCCGCCGTGCCCACCCTGCGCTCTGGCGAAACAGTCGTCGGCGTCTTCCTGGGGCAGCGGCCCACCGGGGGTTACGGCGTTCAGGTCACCGGGGCCAGCGTGCAGAACGGCGTCCTCACCCTGACCGTGAACATCCGTGCTCCGGGACCGGGGGCGATCACCACCCAGGCCCTCACCAGCCCATGGACGCTGGTGCGGGTGCCGGGGACCTTCACCCGCGTGCAACTCGTGGACGCGGCAGGGCGCCCGATTCAGCTCGGTACGGGTACCGGCACCGGTCAGGCCCGCTGA
- a CDS encoding FUSC family protein encodes MIRELLRLGPAQRDHLPAGRIALGVAVPLLTLLWWGRLDLSIYASFAAFTGIYARHEPLGTRLRHQSTSAALLLACEALGIWLAQTGTGPWGVTLAGALVSGVGAVLAAALGLRPAGSLFFVFAVTSIAGLSRPAPFGEALGVAAATAVFCLGLGVLGALLSERVRPDELQPPSPSPLDEAGLSWHSLRHVLAAGLGGAAGLLSPFGHSAWAMVAAVAPISAQDHRGRVQRGLHRIVGTLGGVGVAAVVLALPPSPWLLVGLIVVLQFLAEVFVTRNYSVSLLFVTPLALLMTQLTQPGDPAALLTARAAETVLGALIGLAVVVLVRSGAERRDG; translated from the coding sequence ATGATCCGTGAACTGCTGAGGCTGGGTCCGGCCCAGCGCGACCACCTGCCTGCCGGGCGCATCGCCCTGGGAGTGGCGGTGCCGCTGCTGACCCTGCTGTGGTGGGGACGGCTGGACCTGAGCATCTACGCGTCCTTTGCGGCCTTTACGGGCATCTATGCCCGGCACGAACCGCTGGGCACGCGGCTGCGGCACCAGAGCACGAGCGCGGCGCTGCTGCTGGCCTGCGAGGCCCTGGGGATCTGGCTGGCCCAGACGGGCACCGGTCCCTGGGGGGTGACGCTGGCGGGTGCCCTGGTGTCGGGGGTGGGGGCGGTCCTTGCCGCCGCGCTGGGGTTGCGCCCGGCGGGGTCGCTGTTTTTCGTGTTCGCCGTGACCAGCATCGCGGGCCTGTCGCGCCCCGCTCCCTTCGGGGAGGCGCTCGGCGTGGCCGCCGCCACCGCTGTGTTCTGCCTGGGGCTGGGCGTGCTGGGGGCGCTGCTCTCCGAGCGGGTCCGCCCCGACGAACTCCAGCCGCCGTCCCCCAGCCCGCTGGACGAGGCCGGACTGAGCTGGCACAGCCTGCGGCACGTTCTGGCAGCAGGACTGGGTGGCGCGGCGGGCCTACTCTCCCCCTTCGGGCACAGCGCGTGGGCGATGGTGGCGGCCGTGGCGCCGATTTCCGCGCAGGACCACCGGGGCCGGGTGCAGCGGGGCCTGCACCGCATCGTGGGCACGCTGGGCGGCGTCGGGGTGGCGGCGGTGGTGCTGGCGCTTCCGCCGAGTCCCTGGCTGCTGGTCGGGCTGATCGTGGTGCTGCAATTCCTGGCCGAGGTGTTCGTCACCCGCAACTACAGCGTGTCCCTGCTGTTTGTCACGCCGCTGGCCCTGCTCATGACCCAGCTCACCCAACCGGGGGACCCGGCGGCACTGCTCACCGCCCGCGCGGCCGAAACAGTGCTCGGGGCACTTATCGGCCTGGCCGTGGTGGTGCTCGTGCGCTCGGGGGCCGAGCGCCGGGACGGCTAG
- a CDS encoding MarR family winged helix-turn-helix transcriptional regulator, translating into MPTRYAGTPEDRAALDAYIKLWRAAHAAEATAHRHLAEHGLTVSQFGVLEALYHLGPLSQRQLAEKILRSSGNLTLVIDNLERDGLVRRERDAHDRRVTNVFLTGEGEALITRVLPGHVRSIREVFAGLTPDELGQLAALSRKLGRSLMGEAAELTPTARR; encoded by the coding sequence ATGCCCACCCGTTATGCCGGAACCCCCGAAGACCGCGCCGCGCTCGACGCCTACATCAAGCTGTGGCGGGCCGCGCACGCGGCCGAGGCGACGGCTCACCGGCACCTCGCGGAGCACGGGCTGACGGTGAGCCAGTTCGGGGTTCTCGAAGCCCTGTACCACCTCGGGCCGCTGAGCCAGCGCCAGCTTGCCGAAAAGATTCTGCGCTCGAGCGGCAACCTCACGCTGGTGATCGACAACCTCGAGCGCGATGGGCTGGTGCGGCGCGAGCGCGATGCCCACGACCGCCGGGTGACCAACGTCTTCCTGACCGGGGAGGGTGAGGCCCTGATCACGCGGGTGCTGCCGGGACACGTCCGCAGCATACGCGAGGTCTTCGCCGGGCTGACCCCCGACGAACTCGGCCAACTTGCGGCTCTCTCCCGCAAGCTGGGACGGTCGCTGATGGGCGAGGCGGCCGAACTGACGCCGACGGCCCGGCGCTGA
- a CDS encoding PLP-dependent aminotransferase family protein, producing the protein MTKHATSPALEQARAAYDAFRARGLKLNMQRGQPSDADFDLSNGLLTALGEEDVKMDGLDLRNYPGGATGLPSARALFAGYLDLKAENLVVWNNSSLELQGLVLTFALLHGLRGSEGGWIHERPKMIVTVPGYDRHFQLLETLGFEMLPVDMQPDGPDVEAIERLAAGDPSVKGVLFVPTYSNPGGESISADKARRLMAVRAAAPDFTVFADDAYRAHHLSDTERDEPVNLITLARDAGHPDRAFVFASTSKITFASAGLGFVGSSEDNVKWLSGYLNAQSIGPNKVEQARHVRFLEGYPGGLEGLMQAHARLIAPKFRAVDEVLRAELGSGGEYATWRMPRGGYFISLDTAEPVAARVVELADAAGVSLTPAGATYPGGQDPTGRNLRLAPTRPPLEEVRVAMQGLAACVRLATEERRAAGEPS; encoded by the coding sequence ATGACCAAGCACGCCACCTCCCCGGCATTGGAGCAGGCCCGCGCCGCCTATGACGCCTTCCGGGCACGGGGCCTGAAGCTCAACATGCAGCGCGGCCAGCCCTCCGACGCCGACTTCGACCTCTCCAACGGCCTGCTCACCGCGCTGGGCGAGGAGGACGTGAAGATGGATGGCCTCGACCTGCGGAACTACCCCGGCGGGGCCACCGGCCTGCCCTCGGCGCGGGCGCTGTTCGCCGGGTACCTCGACCTCAAGGCCGAGAACCTGGTCGTGTGGAACAACTCCAGCCTGGAACTCCAGGGGCTGGTGCTGACCTTTGCGCTGCTGCACGGGCTGCGCGGCTCTGAGGGGGGCTGGATTCACGAGCGTCCCAAGATGATCGTGACGGTGCCCGGCTACGACCGTCACTTCCAGCTCCTCGAAACGCTGGGGTTCGAAATGCTCCCGGTGGACATGCAGCCCGACGGCCCCGACGTGGAAGCCATCGAGCGGCTGGCGGCGGGGGACCCCTCGGTCAAGGGCGTGCTGTTCGTGCCGACCTACTCCAACCCCGGCGGCGAGAGCATCAGCGCGGACAAGGCGCGGCGGCTGATGGCGGTGCGGGCAGCGGCTCCCGATTTCACGGTCTTCGCGGACGACGCTTACCGGGCGCACCACCTCTCCGATACCGAGCGCGACGAGCCGGTCAATCTGATCACGCTGGCGCGGGACGCCGGGCACCCCGACCGCGCCTTCGTCTTCGCCTCCACGTCCAAGATCACCTTCGCCAGCGCGGGGCTGGGCTTCGTGGGCAGCAGTGAGGACAACGTGAAGTGGCTGTCGGGCTACCTCAACGCCCAGAGCATCGGCCCCAACAAGGTCGAGCAGGCGCGGCACGTCCGGTTTCTGGAGGGCTACCCCGGTGGGCTGGAAGGGCTAATGCAGGCCCACGCCCGCCTGATCGCGCCCAAGTTCCGCGCCGTGGACGAGGTGCTGCGGGCCGAGCTGGGCAGCGGGGGCGAGTACGCGACGTGGCGGATGCCGCGCGGGGGGTACTTCATCAGCCTGGATACCGCCGAGCCCGTCGCGGCGCGGGTGGTCGAGCTGGCGGACGCGGCCGGGGTCAGCCTCACGCCCGCCGGGGCGACCTATCCGGGCGGGCAGGACCCCACCGGGCGCAACCTGCGCCTCGCGCCGACGCGCCCCCCGCTGGAGGAGGTCCGGGTGGCGATGCAGGGCCTCGCGGCGTGCGTGCGGCTGGCGACCGAGGAGCGCCGCGCGGCGGGCGAGCCCTCCTGA
- a CDS encoding endonuclease codes for MDIPRELLEETQARYIRRDPERAQTLERLSVGGPIKADTEPRVEARLARLGVPLPEARAVAEGQADGLAVAARLPEDTRLPLERVLGANNLVGVAYLDLARSASRAVGRVVLRDSRGRTRGYGTGWLCGPGALLTNNHVLEDAASARTAVIEFDYELRSDGTLRDRVTLNLDPDTLFLTSEALDYSLVAVGGDTSAFGWLPLFGSVGKVLVGEALSIIQHPSGEPKQIALRENRLVDLLPDFLHYETDTAPGSSGSPVFNDAWEVVALHHSGVPRKDAQGRTLRRDGQPVQPGDPDTLIDWIANEGVRISRIVEDLRARAEGAASPLLAGVLSAQRPSVATERQSAGDAPVFDLGRVTVGADGVATVPVTLRLRVGGGEESGPAPTPSRPYLDPADVEKAAAYYAGLPKGGTPQARFQALSDLVTRTHTRTVGYDPADELYPWVDLWPDGKLRSLYSAREHAPEEFIAADRATQERRLVLAAREGLDAEALEAALPYNCEHVVPQSWFGKRQPMRGDLHHLFACEPDCNSFRGNTPYFDFPDYGEALRSDCGRREPGEFEPAHGKGAAARATLYFLLRYPGVVRQYSERHLATLLGWHAADPPGDWERHRNAAIFEKQGNRNPLIDHPEWAEEVAWSEGLGR; via the coding sequence ATGGACATTCCGCGTGAGCTGCTCGAAGAGACGCAGGCCCGCTATATCCGCCGTGACCCCGAGCGGGCACAGACCCTGGAGCGGCTGAGCGTGGGCGGCCCGATCAAGGCCGACACGGAACCGCGGGTCGAGGCCCGCTTGGCCCGCCTGGGCGTGCCCCTGCCCGAGGCGCGGGCGGTGGCAGAAGGGCAGGCCGACGGGCTGGCGGTCGCCGCGCGGCTCCCCGAGGACACGCGGCTGCCGCTGGAGCGGGTGCTGGGGGCGAACAACCTCGTCGGCGTGGCTTACCTCGACCTCGCGCGGTCGGCGTCGCGGGCGGTGGGGCGCGTCGTGCTGCGCGACAGCCGGGGGCGGACGCGGGGCTACGGCACGGGCTGGCTGTGCGGCCCCGGTGCCCTGCTCACCAACAACCATGTGCTGGAGGACGCGGCCTCGGCCCGAACCGCCGTCATCGAGTTCGACTACGAGCTGCGATCCGACGGCACCCTGCGCGACCGGGTGACGCTGAACCTCGACCCCGACACGCTCTTTCTGACCTCGGAGGCACTGGACTACTCGCTCGTCGCGGTGGGTGGCGACACGTCGGCCTTCGGGTGGCTGCCCCTGTTCGGCAGCGTGGGGAAGGTACTGGTGGGCGAGGCGCTGAGCATCATTCAGCACCCCTCCGGCGAACCCAAGCAGATCGCCCTGCGTGAAAACCGCCTCGTGGACCTGCTGCCCGACTTCCTGCACTATGAGACGGACACCGCGCCGGGGTCGAGCGGCAGCCCCGTCTTCAACGACGCCTGGGAGGTCGTGGCCCTGCACCACAGCGGCGTGCCGCGCAAGGATGCCCAGGGCCGGACCCTGCGGCGCGACGGCCAGCCCGTGCAGCCCGGCGACCCGGACACGCTGATCGACTGGATCGCCAACGAGGGCGTGCGGATCAGCCGCATCGTGGAGGACCTGCGGGCACGGGCAGAGGGCGCCGCCAGTCCCCTGCTCGCGGGCGTGCTCTCGGCGCAGCGGCCCTCGGTGGCGACCGAACGGCAGAGCGCCGGGGACGCGCCCGTCTTCGACCTCGGTCGCGTGACGGTGGGGGCGGATGGGGTGGCGACCGTGCCCGTCACCCTGCGGCTGCGCGTCGGCGGTGGGGAGGAGAGTGGCCCGGCGCCCACTCCCTCCCGCCCCTACCTCGACCCGGCGGATGTGGAGAAGGCGGCGGCGTACTACGCGGGTCTGCCGAAGGGCGGCACTCCCCAGGCCCGCTTTCAGGCCCTCTCCGACCTCGTGACGCGCACCCACACGCGCACGGTGGGCTACGACCCCGCCGACGAACTCTACCCCTGGGTGGACCTCTGGCCGGACGGGAAGTTGCGCAGCCTCTACTCGGCCCGCGAGCACGCGCCCGAGGAGTTCATCGCCGCCGACCGCGCCACCCAGGAGCGCCGCCTGGTTCTGGCTGCCCGCGAAGGGCTGGACGCGGAGGCGCTGGAGGCCGCGCTGCCCTACAACTGCGAGCATGTAGTGCCGCAGTCGTGGTTCGGCAAGCGCCAGCCCATGCGCGGGGACCTGCACCACCTCTTCGCGTGCGAGCCGGACTGTAATTCCTTCCGGGGCAATACCCCTTACTTCGACTTTCCAGATTACGGCGAGGCCCTGAGAAGCGACTGCGGGCGACGCGAGCCCGGCGAGTTCGAGCCCGCGCACGGGAAGGGGGCGGCGGCCCGCGCGACCCTCTATTTCCTGCTGCGCTACCCCGGCGTGGTGCGCCAGTATTCGGAGCGGCACCTGGCAACCCTGCTGGGCTGGCACGCGGCCGACCCGCCCGGCGACTGGGAGCGCCACCGCAACGCGGCCATCTTCGAGAAGCAGGGCAACCGCAACCCCCTGATCGACCACCCGGAGTGGGCGGAGGAAGTGGCCTGGAGCGAGGGGCTGGGGCGCTGA
- a CDS encoding VOC family protein: protein MTTFSPIPGTTPVQGLHHVTVMASDPQRNIDFYSQTLGQRLVKVTVNFDDPGTYHFYYGDLTGQPGTIMTHFPWPGAKKGVRGNGEVVATAYSAPRGSDGYWEARLREQGFAPTRSERFGQPVLTVEDPDGTWVELVFEDGQPVEPWPASPVPAEHELRGFHSVTAWVRDTGAVRELLVGHLGFTEAGSEADPEGTRTRFRGSGDGVGLYVDVVERPGKPRGTFGAGSIHHVALRTRDDAEQEAYLTGLTEVGYRPTPVQDRQYFHSIYFREPNGVLFEIATDAPGFPDDEAVEELGKHLKLPAWYEDRRATIEAHVPKIVNREYGNTLGSRDLSAAAPVTESGESGIEVHTAGRPLGEARVAAVLLHGRGGTAPDILSLADELNLSAFAYLAPQAPGNTWYPLSFLAPVEKNQPHLDRALATVDAVLTELEAQGIPPQNVVLGGFSQGACLALEYASRSGRPLGGVVALSGGLITLDQSGDLSGTPVFMGVAPDDAHIPLSRFQESAAHLRSRGAAVDDRVYPGLGHSINKDELDAVRAIMQRVAGQV, encoded by the coding sequence ATGACGACGTTCTCTCCCATTCCAGGCACCACCCCCGTGCAGGGTCTGCACCACGTCACGGTGATGGCCTCCGACCCGCAGCGCAACATCGACTTCTACTCGCAGACGCTGGGGCAGCGGCTGGTCAAGGTGACGGTCAATTTCGACGACCCCGGCACCTACCACTTCTACTACGGCGACCTGACCGGGCAGCCGGGCACGATCATGACCCACTTTCCCTGGCCGGGCGCGAAAAAGGGCGTGCGCGGCAACGGCGAGGTGGTGGCGACCGCCTACAGCGCCCCGCGCGGGAGCGACGGCTACTGGGAGGCCCGCTTGCGCGAGCAGGGCTTCGCGCCGACCCGCTCCGAACGCTTCGGGCAGCCCGTCCTGACGGTCGAAGACCCCGACGGCACCTGGGTCGAACTGGTGTTCGAGGACGGCCAGCCCGTCGAACCCTGGCCCGCCAGCCCGGTCCCCGCCGAACACGAGCTGCGCGGCTTCCACTCGGTGACCGCGTGGGTGCGTGACACGGGCGCGGTGCGCGAGTTGCTGGTGGGGCACCTGGGCTTCACGGAGGCCGGAAGCGAGGCCGACCCCGAGGGCACGCGCACCCGCTTCCGGGGCAGCGGCGACGGCGTGGGCCTCTACGTGGACGTGGTGGAGCGGCCCGGAAAGCCGCGCGGCACCTTCGGCGCGGGCAGCATTCACCACGTCGCCCTGCGGACTCGCGACGACGCTGAGCAGGAGGCGTACCTGACAGGGCTGACCGAGGTGGGCTACCGCCCCACGCCCGTGCAGGACCGCCAGTATTTCCACTCCATCTACTTCCGCGAGCCGAACGGCGTGCTGTTCGAGATCGCCACCGACGCGCCCGGATTCCCCGACGACGAGGCGGTGGAGGAACTCGGCAAGCACCTCAAGCTCCCCGCCTGGTACGAGGACCGCCGCGCGACCATTGAGGCCCACGTCCCGAAGATCGTGAACCGCGAGTACGGAAATACGCTGGGCTCTCGCGACCTGAGCGCCGCCGCGCCCGTCACGGAGTCGGGAGAATCCGGCATCGAGGTGCACACCGCCGGGCGGCCCCTTGGGGAAGCGCGGGTGGCGGCGGTGCTGCTGCACGGGCGGGGGGGAACGGCCCCGGACATCCTGAGCCTCGCGGACGAGCTGAACCTGAGCGCCTTCGCGTACCTCGCCCCGCAGGCGCCGGGGAACACGTGGTATCCGCTGTCCTTCCTGGCCCCGGTGGAGAAGAACCAGCCCCACCTCGACCGGGCGCTGGCGACGGTGGACGCGGTGCTGACCGAGCTGGAGGCGCAGGGCATCCCGCCGCAGAACGTGGTGCTGGGCGGCTTCTCGCAGGGGGCGTGCCTCGCGCTGGAATACGCCAGCCGCTCCGGGCGACCCCTGGGCGGCGTGGTGGCCCTCAGCGGCGGCCTGATCACGCTCGACCAGTCCGGCGACCTGTCAGGCACCCCGGTCTTTATGGGCGTGGCACCCGACGACGCCCACATCCCCCTCTCGCGCTTTCAGGAAAGCGCCGCACACCTGCGCTCGCGGGGAGCGGCGGTGGACGACCGGGTGTATCCGGGCCTGGGCCACTCCATCAACAAGGACGAACTGGACGCGGTGCGGGCGATCATGCAACGGGTGGCGGGACAGGTGTAA
- the gatC gene encoding Asp-tRNA(Asn)/Glu-tRNA(Gln) amidotransferase subunit GatC codes for MIDPVSSALLEPGEVEHLARLARLHLTPEEQDTLRGDLGRILEYFRQLRTVDTAGAEEMQRPVTLVNVLRDDVPGEVFAQDIVAALAPEMEGGFVRVPRTVETD; via the coding sequence ATGATTGATCCCGTCAGCTCGGCGCTGCTGGAGCCAGGGGAGGTCGAGCACCTCGCCCGCCTCGCGCGGCTGCACCTCACCCCCGAGGAGCAGGACACCTTGCGCGGCGACCTCGGCCGCATCCTGGAATACTTCAGGCAGCTCCGCACCGTGGACACCGCCGGGGCAGAGGAGATGCAGCGCCCCGTCACCCTCGTCAACGTCCTGCGCGACGACGTGCCTGGCGAGGTCTTCGCGCAGGACATCGTGGCCGCCCTCGCCCCCGAGATGGAGGGCGGCTTCGTCCGCGTCCCGCGTACAGTGGAGACCGACTGA
- a CDS encoding DUF2259 domain-containing protein, whose protein sequence is MRRLLACLGLALLGMAGAGNRLDVERVAFSPDGTRALVVEAGSLDGSGFGTARLWVLSTTTGAVLRRVQAQADSPDPAPVVARLLRQEAGVLRLHALNPARVARPVYARTFPVMAPVWTEGVGAGTALIRPIRLWSVPVPVSLSVRPVGSSCRWGEMLPTGEGPAGFTLTVRDQVIHSDRTLPPGRECAARYALDRAYVQGNRAVFIVRAYTPGFEGPNADVVPVAARLR, encoded by the coding sequence GTGCGCCGCCTGCTGGCGTGTCTGGGCTTGGCGCTGCTGGGCATGGCCGGGGCGGGCAACCGCCTGGATGTGGAGCGGGTCGCCTTTTCCCCCGACGGCACCCGCGCCCTCGTCGTGGAGGCCGGGAGTCTGGACGGCAGCGGCTTCGGAACGGCCCGGCTGTGGGTGCTCAGCACGACCACGGGGGCGGTGCTGCGCCGCGTCCAGGCCCAGGCGGACTCGCCCGACCCCGCCCCGGTCGTGGCCCGGCTGCTGCGGCAGGAGGCCGGAGTGCTGCGGCTGCACGCCCTGAATCCCGCGCGGGTGGCCCGGCCCGTCTATGCCCGGACCTTCCCGGTGATGGCCCCGGTCTGGACCGAGGGGGTGGGGGCGGGGACGGCCCTGATTCGGCCCATTCGGCTCTGGAGCGTCCCGGTTCCCGTCAGCCTCAGCGTGCGCCCGGTGGGATCGAGCTGCCGCTGGGGAGAGATGTTGCCGACCGGGGAAGGGCCTGCCGGATTCACCCTGACCGTGCGCGATCAGGTCATCCACAGTGACCGCACGTTGCCGCCGGGGCGCGAGTGCGCCGCCCGCTACGCCCTCGACCGGGCTTACGTGCAGGGCAACCGCGCCGTGTTCATCGTGCGGGCCTACACACCGGGCTTCGAGGGGCCGAATGCGGACGTGGTGCCGGTGGCGGCGCGGCTGCGGTAG